A single Streptomyces sannanensis DNA region contains:
- a CDS encoding GntR family transcriptional regulator, with protein MNKQPKYRQVADALRREIDSGAYSPGSRLPSESELSARFDASRNTVRAGLNLLVSEGLISSSQGLGYEVRKHEVFELNASRFENLTFPQNGDAYNTDVTNAGRRPHQTFRVELKPARDYIAERLKVEPGSTTVLRFCHRYVDAVPWSTQATYYPAWLAEEAPRLREPGDIADGTTRYLKDRGIEQIGYFDEIATRMPTPEEARLLELGAGVPVLLWTRTGYSAERPIRCTITTFRGDLNHMNYEIGDLSARVEAP; from the coding sequence ATGAACAAGCAGCCGAAGTACCGGCAGGTGGCCGACGCACTACGCCGCGAGATCGACAGTGGCGCCTACTCGCCGGGGTCCCGGCTGCCCTCCGAAAGCGAGCTGTCAGCTCGGTTTGATGCCTCCCGAAACACGGTCCGGGCAGGGCTGAATCTGCTGGTCAGTGAGGGCCTGATCTCGTCTAGCCAGGGCCTGGGCTACGAGGTGCGCAAGCATGAGGTGTTCGAGCTGAACGCGTCGCGCTTCGAGAACCTGACCTTCCCGCAGAACGGCGACGCCTACAACACGGACGTGACCAACGCCGGGCGTCGACCGCATCAGACCTTCCGTGTCGAGCTGAAGCCTGCGCGGGACTACATCGCGGAGCGGCTGAAGGTAGAGCCGGGGTCGACGACCGTCCTGCGCTTCTGCCACCGGTACGTGGACGCTGTGCCGTGGTCCACCCAGGCGACGTACTACCCCGCGTGGCTCGCGGAGGAAGCGCCGCGGCTGAGGGAACCCGGCGACATCGCGGACGGGACCACTCGTTACCTGAAGGACCGCGGAATCGAGCAGATCGGGTACTTCGACGAGATCGCCACCCGCATGCCGACGCCCGAGGAGGCCCGGCTGCTGGAGCTTGGTGCCGGTGTCCCGGTGCTGCTCTGGACGCGTACGGGCTACTCGGCGGAGCGGCCCATCCGGTGCACCATCACGACGTTCCGAGGGGACCTCAACCACATGAACTACGAGATCGGCGACCTGTCGGCCCGAGTCGAGGCACCGTGA
- a CDS encoding DUF2637 domain-containing protein codes for MNAVHVRSAERALSAGTWLIVAGAMLYSILTVTPLAAAHTPDEWDWTAPILPLVVDAAVVIVVRLDAVLARLGGHGGRWPIALRWMTGGMTLALNVADSALANDLVGVAVHAVAPLLLIVTAETGLAYRRAIAKAVNALEEKQRTEREQRERAAAERREEAARRAREEREHAAALAREQREHESRMAREQAEREAAARREEREREQTRERAEREERERSEREREQLQRERERREREAVERTEREQRERIERERRERIEREERAARERAALLSAGPAMEKQSEVRARAIVHAAYAESLPVRAAAELCGWSVGWVSSRYQELRDADESAALGGRALEGATP; via the coding sequence GTGAACGCCGTTCATGTCCGTTCAGCCGAGCGTGCGTTGTCGGCCGGTACGTGGCTGATCGTGGCCGGCGCGATGCTGTATTCAATCCTCACGGTCACCCCGCTGGCTGCGGCTCACACCCCGGATGAGTGGGACTGGACCGCCCCGATCCTGCCACTGGTGGTCGATGCCGCAGTGGTCATCGTCGTCCGTTTGGACGCCGTGCTCGCCCGCCTCGGGGGTCACGGTGGGCGGTGGCCGATCGCGCTGCGGTGGATGACCGGTGGCATGACCCTCGCGCTCAACGTCGCAGACTCCGCCCTGGCCAATGACCTGGTCGGCGTGGCCGTGCACGCGGTCGCGCCGCTGCTGCTCATCGTCACCGCGGAAACCGGGCTCGCCTACCGGCGCGCCATCGCCAAGGCAGTGAACGCGCTGGAAGAGAAGCAGCGGACGGAGCGTGAGCAGCGCGAGCGCGCCGCGGCTGAGCGGCGTGAGGAGGCTGCCCGGCGGGCCCGTGAGGAGCGCGAGCACGCTGCGGCTCTGGCGCGTGAACAGCGGGAGCACGAATCCCGCATGGCCCGTGAACAGGCCGAGCGAGAAGCCGCCGCGCGGCGTGAGGAACGCGAGCGCGAGCAGACCCGCGAGCGCGCCGAGCGGGAGGAGCGTGAACGCAGCGAGCGCGAGCGTGAACAGCTCCAGCGCGAACGTGAACGCCGTGAGCGGGAAGCAGTCGAACGCACCGAGCGGGAGCAGCGGGAGCGCATCGAGCGTGAACGCCGTGAACGCATCGAGCGGGAGGAGCGGGCCGCGCGTGAACGCGCTGCTCTGCTGTCCGCCGGTCCCGCCATGGAGAAGCAGTCCGAGGTTCGCGCCCGTGCCATCGTGCACGCCGCCTACGCCGAGAGTCTGCCGGTGCGGGCCGCGGCGGAGCTGTGCGGCTGGTCGGTGGGCTGGGTCTCGTCTCGCTACCAGGAACTCCGCGACGCCGATGAGTCCGCCGCCCTCGGCGGGCGTGCTTTGGAAGGAGCCACCCCGTGA
- a CDS encoding RRQRL motif-containing zinc-binding protein, producing MASVPVFQWRLAPEGMATVRQLRAMGLRPGGQDVAAQLERPRRRRGPLVAYLYRIDAAKPVRPMTPAKWAALAKANAAQRICPTCRRDVGYRIPRSRGMCGTCIHHEEQCAA from the coding sequence ATGGCCAGCGTCCCTGTCTTCCAGTGGCGCCTGGCCCCGGAAGGGATGGCCACCGTACGCCAGCTCCGCGCGATGGGCCTGCGGCCGGGTGGGCAGGACGTGGCAGCCCAGTTGGAGCGTCCGCGGCGCCGTCGCGGCCCGCTGGTCGCCTACCTCTACCGCATCGACGCGGCCAAGCCCGTACGGCCGATGACGCCCGCGAAATGGGCGGCACTGGCGAAGGCGAACGCTGCGCAGCGGATCTGCCCCACCTGCCGCCGCGACGTGGGATATCGCATCCCGCGCTCGCGTGGCATGTGCGGCACCTGCATCCACCACGAGGAACAGTGCGCCGCATAA
- a CDS encoding DUF6284 family protein → MSHIVTVQDAVTAFADFMEPTDAELDAVEQEMPLILAEVDLVDAQITVLDRTPTELDTRRIRRARRRVLAARRTLANQAADAQRGDAA, encoded by the coding sequence ATGAGCCACATCGTCACTGTTCAGGACGCTGTTACCGCGTTCGCCGACTTCATGGAGCCGACGGACGCCGAGTTGGACGCGGTCGAGCAGGAGATGCCGCTGATCCTGGCGGAGGTAGACCTGGTCGACGCGCAGATCACTGTGCTGGACCGCACGCCGACCGAGCTGGACACCCGCCGCATCCGCCGGGCCCGCCGCCGGGTGCTGGCCGCTCGCCGCACGCTGGCCAACCAGGCAGCGGACGCGCAGAGGGGCGACGCGGCATGA
- a CDS encoding DUF6303 family protein, giving the protein MSGQETAREFTAQMSVRDGRWRLYVVLLGTTEWWPEFAFGRRRSVPTLTERSRALSVLGFEPVAGGEWAWSEDSETHDDPATAVILIAAIRVRSRAEVGA; this is encoded by the coding sequence ATGAGCGGGCAGGAGACGGCGCGGGAGTTCACCGCGCAGATGTCCGTGCGGGATGGCCGGTGGCGTCTGTACGTCGTGCTGCTCGGCACGACGGAGTGGTGGCCCGAGTTCGCGTTCGGCCGGCGCCGGTCGGTGCCGACGCTCACGGAGCGTTCACGGGCGCTCAGCGTCCTCGGGTTCGAACCGGTCGCGGGCGGTGAGTGGGCTTGGTCGGAGGACAGCGAGACACACGACGACCCTGCCACTGCGGTCATTCTGATTGCTGCGATCCGGGTGCGTTCACGGGCGGAGGTGGGCGCGTGA